Below is a window of Christensenella minuta DNA.
ATCAAATCAAGCAATCCTGTATGGGAAACATTGGAAGCATTGCTTGACCGCGGGGATAAGATACGCGAAGAAACGATGCAGCAGGAACTGGCGGCGGTGGACGCAACCCCGTACATGAGCAGCGCATGGCGCGCAGAGCGCAAGCGGGAAATTCGAAAACGCTATGAAAGGGGTATAGTATCGTGAACAAAAAAATCAAGGCGGACTGGAGGAAAGAGTATGAAAATTTATATCAATCCGGGACATGGCGGCAGCGATAGCGGGGCCGCAGCGTTTGGAAGAACGGAAAAGGCGGACAATCTGCGTTATGCGTCCGCAGTGGCGGACAAGCTGAAAGCGGCGGGACACACCGTGGAGCTGGAGCGGAACGCGGATTATCTGATTCCGGTGAAAGACATTGCAAAAAACGCGAACCTGTGGGGTGCGGACCTGTTCATTGCCTTTCACCGCAACGCGGGAGGCGGCGAGGGTGTTGAGTGCCTGATCGTATCCACGGCAAGCGAAACATCCCGCAATATGGCGCAGGCAATCCAGAATGCCCTTTTGGGCGTTGGGTTCCGTGATCGCGGCGTAAAGGTGCAGGATAGGAATACGTATGTCTTATCGCACACGACCATGCCCGCAACGACGATAGAGTGCGGATTTATCGACAATGAAAACGATAATGCCCTGTTTGACGCCAAGTTTAATGAGATCGTTCAGGGGATTACGGACGCGATCCTGTCTATTGCCGGAGGGAGTGCACCGTCTACACCGGCACCACAGCCCACAGCCCCCGCGCAGGACGTTCCGACGCTTACGCGCAACCTACGCAATGGATCAAGGGGTGAAGACGTGAGACAGGCACAGGCGCGGTTAAACAGGCATAAGGCAAACGCAGGGAAAGAGGACGGCGTATTTGGTTCTAACACCGAAGCGGCAGTTAGACGTTTTCAGCGGGCGCGCAAGAACGAAGGTCGGGACATCGGAAAAGTGGACGGGGTTATAGGCTCGAAGACATGGGCTATTTTGTGGGAATAGAAGGGAGATAATATAATGTTAGGTTTAATCATTGGTTTAAGCATCATCATGTGGTACGTGATCGACAGGTTTAAGGAGCTTTGGGAAGGTCATAGCTACGGTAAATTTATCACGGTCGGTGTGTCTGCGGTACTTGCTTTCGGTCTGTCTTTCGGCTTTGGGCTTGATCTGGTATTTGCAATGGATCTGTTTGAGGTATCGTCCACGGGCGGTATTATCCTGACGGCGTTGGTGTTGATGTCCGGCAGTTCTGCGGTGTCTGAAATCATCGGGAGAATCAAGGGCGGAGAGAAAGCAGAGGGGTAAGCATGGACACAAAGCAGCTCACAGAAAAAATAATCGTCATCGGGGAAGAAGTCAAAGGACATGAACAGCAGATCAGGACATTGTTTGAGCAGCAGAAGGAAATCAAAGACCTGACCAAAGCCACCAACTCGCTTGCGATATCGGTTGAAAAACTGGCTGATAAAGTCTTGAATGTAGATGAGCGTCTCGATTGTATTGAGAAGGGCGAGAAACAAAAGCACTTCGAACTCTGGAAAATTCTTGTACCGGGTGTAGTCGGTGCGCTCATCATGTATGCGGTAAATTATATGCTAAGGTAGGAGAGAGGGGCGCAGGCTTAGGTTTGCGCTCTTTTTTGTTATACGTTGGTAAAGCATTGAAAGCTATAAACAAGGTCTCGCTGGATTAAATGGAGGGAGTACAATGGCAAGTCAGGAGTATAGCGTAAAAATTACAAAACTGTCGCCCGAAAGGGGGGGGTGCTATATTGCCGAAGTCGAGGAACTTCCTGGATGTATTGCAGACGGAGAAACACCGCAGGAAGCCTTGAACAATGTTGACGAGGCAATAAATCTGTGGATAGAAGTGCAGCAGAAAAGCGGAAGGTCGGTTCCTGCCCCGAAAGTTTATGAGAACAAGAAGGAATACAATGGAAAAATAAGTTTGCGGACATTGAACGCCTGAGCCGCTCTGAATAGGGGCGGCCTTTTATGTGCAATTTTTTACAGGAAAATTGTTTTCAAATGCGGAATACGTTTTATTATGATATAATTTAATATGCAAACTTAAAACGGTAACTAACACGTAACTAACAAATGTAACTAAAAGTCGCTCTATAAAAGGATTTTAAATTTACGAGGAGTAAACGAAATGAAAGCGAGACTTGATGAGGTCATGGAAAAAAGGCGCTCGATCCGTACGCTTGAAAGAGACAGCCGGATTACACGGGAAACGGTGGAAAAAGCGATCGGGCTGGCACGTCATGCGCCGAGCGCGTATAACGCGCAGACCAGCAGGCTGGTCGTGCTTATGAATGAGGAGCACGGGAAATTTTGGGATATTGCGGAAAAGGAGCTGCGTCTTGTAACGCCGCCGGACGCTTTCGCGCGGACACAGAAAAAGCTGGACGGCTTCCGCGGCGGCAATGGAACGGTCCTGTTTTATGAGGACGCGGCGGAGACAGAAAAACTGAAACAGGATTTTCCCTTGTATGAGGATAAGTTCGACGCGTGGGCGCAACACAATAACGCGATTCTGGAATATGCGGTATGGCTTGCGTTTGCGGAGCGGGAGATCGCATCGTCCCTCCAGCACTATAATCCGCTTGTGGATGCGGATGCCGCAAAGGAATGGGATATTCCGGAAAGCTGGGTGCTGGTCGCGCAGATGCCCTTTGGCAGGGCGGCGGAAGAGCCGGGTCTGCGGACGTTTAAACCGCTTGACGAAATCGTGAAATTTTATGGATAAAAAAGGAGCCCTTGGCTCCTTTTTCTTATCTTAATCTGAAAATAATTGCTTGTCTGTCTCATCCGCCGAGAGGCACTTGCCTTTTTCAAAAAAACTCCCGTTATTCAGCATGGCGTTTGGACGCCGTAATCATGGTGCAGTGCGGAAGCTCTTCTGGATTTGTGGCAAAGCTTCGGCGGACTGACAGTAATTTTTATCACCAGGATCGTATATTTAAAAAATTTGTTTCACGTTAAATTATTTTGTTGCGCGTCGTTTCGTCTTACCCTGCAAGCATCCGGTGCCCTCCTTTCGCTTTTCATTAATCAAAGTATACATCCAATATGTGAACGCATTATGAATATCAAATGAAGATTAACGAAAGATTTTCCTGAAAGATAGATAAGCACGAAATAACGGGGCCAAACATGAAGATTTCTATACATTGGGCGGATTCATTGCTATAATAAATTGAATAAAAAAAGACTGGGTTTAATGATATGGAAAAGGGCGTTTCTGCAAACAGGGTAATTGTGTCGGTCCTGACGGTGTTGGTACTGGTACCGCTTGCTTTCCTGACGGTAAACAGCGTCCTTATGACGGCCGATATTCCGGAACCATCCACGGAAGCGACTGTTTTCGGCCCGGATATGCCGTGGGTTCATCTGGCCGCTGCGGCAGCGGTGGCCGTCCTGCTGGCGGTGTTCCGCGGACAGCTTGCCCGGCTGCCGGAAAAGCGCCTGCTTACCGTGGGCATGACGCTGGTGTTTGTCGCCGGGCTCGTATGGGTGTTTACCATGCGCGTTGAAACTGGAGCGGATCAGTATTTCGTGCTGGAAGGTGCAAAAAATTTTTTGCAGGGCGATTATCAGGCCTTTAGGGAGGGGGGGTATTTTTATGCCTATCCCCACCAGCTGGGGCTCGCGTTATACTTTCAGCCGTTCCTGCTGGCCGCGGGTCAAAATGCCTGGCTCTGGATACAAGCCGCGAACGTGCTGTGGCTGCTGCTTGGTTTTTATTGCCTGCAGCGAATTACGGCGCTCCTGTTTGGAAAACGGGAAGTCACGAACGCTGCCGTGATCCTGATGCTCCTCTGTTTTGAAATACTGCTTTATGTGGTGTTCGTCTACGGCAACGTTCCCGCGTTCGGGCTGGGACTCCTTGCGGTGCTGCTCCAGGTCAAATATTTTAAAAGCCGTAATACGCTTTCCGCAGTGCTGTCGGTTGCCGCGGCCGCAGGCGGCGTCCTGCTCAGGAACAATAACCTCGTGTGGCTGGTTGCGATGCTGCTCTTCTATCTGATGGATTGCGTCTTTGAGCGGAAGAAACGTTCCATCCTCTTTGCCGTTTTGCTGATAGGGGCGAATATCGCCGCGGGCGGCACGGTCGATCTCTATTATTCCGCCGTCACCGGCATCCCGGTAAACGGCGGTGTGCCCAAGATCGCGTGGGCGGCGATGGGCCTTCAGGAAGGGCCGAGGGCCCCGGGGTGGTACAACGCCTATATCCGCACTGTTTATGAGGATGCGGATTTCAGCGGAGCGGAGGCGGCCCTTGCCGCAGGGGAAAGCATCAAAGGCTCGCTCGCGAATTTTGCGGAGCATCCCGGATATGCGGTGCGGTTTTTTTATGAAAAGGTTTCCTCCACCTGGAATAACCCCGATTTCCAGAGTTTTTGGATCAGCCAGGCGCAGGATTACAGCAATATTGAACACAACAGGCTGTCAAACAGCATCTATTATGGGAAAGCCAGCCTTTTGCTGAAGGGTTTCATGGATATTTACCAGTCCCTCGTCTATCTTGGCTCCGCGCTCTTTTTCCTGCTCCGGTTCAAAAAAATCGGCCGTGAACAGCTTTTGCCGGGTATTATTTTTCTAGGTACCTTCCTTTTCCATCTTTTTTGGGAAACAAAAGCGCAATATGCGGCGACCTGTTTTCCCCTGCTGATCCCGTACGCGGCATATGGCTGGCTGGAGCTTTCGGGCAGGGTGCGGGAACATTTTGCCCGAAAATGGGGAACGGGAAGACGTTTCCCCAAAGCTCCCCCGGGAACGCGGCGAAGGCATAAAAAAGCGCCCGCCGGGGAAGCGGACGCTATTTTCAGACTTATATATCAATTGTAGGTTCTGTTTGGGTGGGTTATGTTTTAAACTGTTCATCCTACCATAGGCACGCCCCCTTCACACTTTGCATCCGCGGCTCCGCAGTGCTTGCGGAGCGCCAGGATGTTCGTTAAATCTATGGTACTGTCCTTATGTGAATTCCATATGAAGTTCCAATGAACATTTTAAGAATTCGACGGGACATATTCCTCGAATGTAATGTTCGTGGATGCCGTGCGTCCGCTGCGCTCGATCGTGATTTCCACGGTGTCGCCCACGGAGTGGCTGTCGATCACTTCCTCAAGGTCGGAGGAAGTGGCGATCTCCCTGCCGTCCAGCGATACGATCCTGTCCCCAGCCTGGATGCCGAGCTTTTCCGCTGCCGAGCCTTCCGTTACCTGCGCCACATAAACGCCCGTACCCGAAAGGCCGTAGCTCATTGCGGTCTGCACGTCGGAAACATCGAGGACCGATACCCCAATGGAGATACGCCCGGTCACATAGCCGCTTTCGATCAGTTCGTCGACGACGTCCTTCGCTTCATTCACCGGGATAGCGTAGCCAAGCCCTTCCACGTTTGTTCCACCGGATTTTGCAACGACAATGCCGATGAGCTCGCCCTGTCCGTTGAAAAGGCCGCCGCCGGAGTTTCCGGGATTGATGGCCGCGTTCGTCTGGATCAGGTTCATCGCGCCGTTTCCAAGATTGATTTCACGGTTCGTCGCGCTCACAATGCCGTCCGTTA
It encodes the following:
- a CDS encoding N-acetylmuramoyl-L-alanine amidase, whose translation is MKIYINPGHGGSDSGAAAFGRTEKADNLRYASAVADKLKAAGHTVELERNADYLIPVKDIAKNANLWGADLFIAFHRNAGGGEGVECLIVSTASETSRNMAQAIQNALLGVGFRDRGVKVQDRNTYVLSHTTMPATTIECGFIDNENDNALFDAKFNEIVQGITDAILSIAGGSAPSTPAPQPTAPAQDVPTLTRNLRNGSRGEDVRQAQARLNRHKANAGKEDGVFGSNTEAAVRRFQRARKNEGRDIGKVDGVIGSKTWAILWE
- a CDS encoding type II toxin-antitoxin system HicB family antitoxin, translated to MASQEYSVKITKLSPERGGCYIAEVEELPGCIADGETPQEALNNVDEAINLWIEVQQKSGRSVPAPKVYENKKEYNGKISLRTLNA
- a CDS encoding nitroreductase family protein — encoded protein: MKARLDEVMEKRRSIRTLERDSRITRETVEKAIGLARHAPSAYNAQTSRLVVLMNEEHGKFWDIAEKELRLVTPPDAFARTQKKLDGFRGGNGTVLFYEDAAETEKLKQDFPLYEDKFDAWAQHNNAILEYAVWLAFAEREIASSLQHYNPLVDADAAKEWDIPESWVLVAQMPFGRAAEEPGLRTFKPLDEIVKFYG